In Etheostoma cragini isolate CJK2018 chromosome 9, CSU_Ecrag_1.0, whole genome shotgun sequence, the following are encoded in one genomic region:
- the LOC117949926 gene encoding interferon-induced protein with tetratricopeptide repeats 1-like yields HLLLLISISDARTQATLESKLEALQCHFTWNLDPGTTKLFRLRDQLKDIGTEEGYSWLGHIYNLQGFIHYQLGFTDDALRFFSRAAEAFRQMRNTVSDEGPWLVVNHGNLAWLHHHLGDQAESRAYLSKADDLTNEYPSPSQDQLHPEIYAEKAWTLMKFGTEKKLLAADYFQRAIRMQPDMVEWHSSHVIGLVDTFKHSNKKLGADILEKMKIAKEHDPENLYLAALYLEARATKGKQIESKARELASRVLRKPISSYSGIKPLLRLYRMYVSPDEAIDLAEEVLERHPDERYLKRCAAICYKKRIFFHKDNPLEHSMIHRAINLYEEVIPLYPLSSLKRKISLANIYAESKHRAKADQIYEELLASDLDAEGAQMLYNYYAKYVHCIRKESYKSIEYHMMAAAVPQESSYRNHSIRTLERIRERNRNRMCGEIREFLNNLKD; encoded by the coding sequence catttgttattgttaataTCCATCAGTGATGCTCGGACCCAAGCAACACTGGAGTCCAAACTGGAGGCCCTGCAGTGCCATTTCACTTGGAATCTGGACCCAGGAACAACTAAACTCTTCCGTCTCAGGGACCAGCTGAAGGACATCGGCACAGAGGAGGGATACAGCTGGCTGGGTCACATTTACAACCTGCAAGGGTTCATTCACTACCAGCTGGGGTTCACCGATGATGCCCTGCGTTTCttcagcagagcagcagaggcCTTCCGCCAGATGAGAAACACCGTCTCAGACGAGGGTCCCTGGTTGGTGGTGAACCACGGCAACCTGGCGTGGCTGCACCACCACCTGGGAGACCAAGCAGAGAGTCGGGCTTACCTGTCGAAGGCTGACGACTTGACGAATGAATACCCGTCTCCGTCCCAGGACCAGCTCCATCCAGAGATCTACGCAGAAAAAGCCTGGACCCTGATGAAGTTTggcacagaaaaaaagcttctggCTGCAGATTACTTCCAGAGAGCCATCAGGATGCAGCCGGACATGGTGGAGTGGCACAGCAGCCACGTCATAGGGTTAGTGGATACTTTTAAGCATAGCAACAAAAAGTTGGGGGCTGACATcttggaaaaaatgaaaatcgcCAAGGAACACGATCCAGAGAACTTGTACCTCGCTGCTCTGTACCTTGAGGCACGTGCTACGAAGGGAAAGCAAATTGAAAGTAAAGCACGTGAGTTGGCCAGCAGGGTTTTAAGAAAACCCATTAGCAGCTATAGTGGTATCAAACCTTTACTTAGGCTGTACAGAATGTATGTATCTCCTGATGAGGCCATTGATTTGGCTGAGGAAGTTCTGGAAAGACATCCAGATGAGCGATATCTGAAAAGATGTGCAGCAATCTGCTACAAAAAGAGGATCTTTTTCCACAAAGACAATCCCCTGGAGCACAGCATGATCCACAGAGCCATAAATCTCTATGAGGAAGTGATTCCTCTTTACCCTCTTTCTTCACTCAAGAGAAAAATATCTCTTGCAAACATATACGCAGAGTCGAAACACCGCGCTAAAGCTGACCAGATATACGAGGAACTGCTGGCGAGTGATCTGGATGCTGAAGGGGCACAGATGCTGTACAACTACTACGCCAAATATGTACATTGCATCCGAAAAGAGAGCTACAAGTCGATAGAATATCACATGATGGCGGCGGCGGTCCCGCAAGAATCTTCCTATCGTAATCACAGCATCCGAACTCTGGAGAGGatcagagaaagaaacagaaaccgAATGTGTGGAGAAATACGTGAGTTTCTGAATAACCTGAAAGACTAA